The following are encoded together in the Proteiniphilum saccharofermentans genome:
- the rplO gene encoding 50S ribosomal protein L15: MDLSNLKPAEGATKTRKRIGRGSGSGKGGTSTKGHKGQKSRSGYSKKVGFEGGQMPLQRRLPKFGFKPLKRVEYKAINLETLQELAEAKKLTQINPEVLMEAGLISRKHSVKILGRGTLSAKLEVSAHAFSKTAEEAITSAGGTAVKL; the protein is encoded by the coding sequence ATGGATTTATCGAATTTAAAACCGGCTGAAGGTGCTACCAAAACCCGCAAACGGATTGGCCGCGGCTCCGGATCGGGAAAAGGAGGAACTTCTACCAAAGGACATAAAGGGCAGAAATCAAGATCGGGTTATTCAAAGAAAGTCGGTTTCGAAGGGGGACAGATGCCTTTACAGCGTCGCTTACCCAAATTCGGATTCAAACCCCTGAAAAGAGTTGAATACAAAGCCATCAATCTGGAGACATTGCAGGAACTGGCTGAGGCTAAGAAACTCACCCAAATCAATCCTGAAGTGTTGATGGAAGCCGGGCTTATTTCCCGTAAACATTCAGTGAAAATTCTCGGCAGAGGCACCTTGTCAGCCAAACTGGAAGTATCGGCACACGCCTTTTCCAAAACAGCCGAGGAAGCCATTACTTCAGCAGGTGGAACCGCAGTAAAACTCTAA
- the rpsN gene encoding 30S ribosomal protein S14 translates to MAKESMKAREVKRAKMVARYAEKREKYLAEGNYEALQSIPKNASPVRLHNRCKLTGRPKGYMRQFGISRIQFREMASKGLIPGVKKASW, encoded by the coding sequence ATGGCAAAAGAATCAATGAAAGCCCGCGAGGTGAAGAGAGCCAAGATGGTTGCCCGTTATGCCGAAAAAAGAGAGAAATATCTGGCAGAAGGTAATTACGAAGCGCTTCAATCCATACCTAAGAATGCCTCACCGGTACGTTTGCACAACCGTTGCAAACTCACCGGCCGCCCTAAAGGATATATGCGCCAGTTTGGCATCTCACGTATCCAGTTCCGCGAAATGGCATCCAAAGGTTTGATACCAGGGGTAAAGAAAGCAAGCTGGTAA
- the rpsH gene encoding 30S ribosomal protein S8, whose protein sequence is MTDPIADYLTRLRNAIMAKHRVVEIPASNLKKDITKILFEKGYILNYKFVEDGPQGSIMIALKYDPVNKVNAIKKLERVSTPGLRKYVGYKDMPRVLNGLGIAILSTSNGVMTDKEAREQKVGGEVLCFVY, encoded by the coding sequence ATGACAGATCCAATAGCAGATTATTTGACGCGGCTAAGAAATGCCATCATGGCAAAGCACAGAGTGGTGGAAATACCCGCATCAAATTTAAAGAAAGATATCACCAAGATACTTTTCGAAAAGGGGTACATACTGAACTATAAGTTCGTAGAGGACGGCCCCCAAGGCAGCATCATGATTGCTTTGAAATACGATCCGGTAAACAAGGTGAATGCAATCAAGAAACTTGAACGCGTTTCAACTCCCGGTTTGCGTAAATACGTCGGATATAAGGATATGCCGCGTGTGCTCAACGGTTTGGGTATCGCCATACTGTCAACTTCAAATGGAGTGATGACCGATAAAGAAGCCCGCGAACAGAAAGTGGGCGGAGAAGTTTTATGTTTCGTTTATTAA
- a CDS encoding glycosyl hydrolase 2 galactose-binding domain-containing protein, protein MKNKYTTLFWLILFLWTGFTGPVHSQEHISIRIPGNGEKTVLNTGWYARRANEVTSDGNQLSISAFNSDGWMKATVPGTVLTTMLNNNLFPAPEFSMNNELIPDIYETGNDFYTFWFVRPFQIENLPAERQVWLNFRGINYKADIFLNGKRINPDTHEGMFLRKSYHITSYLRESGTNLLAVIVYPPDYPGNPNGGQGGDGQIAKNVTMQFTPGWDWIQPVRDRNTGIWDEVSITTTGSVKVSHPYVVTKVPGTRIPSENQKEALVRVTVELENSSDQTQSGSVVCETDGKYITQTVSLSPREHQTVTFEEITIKNPRLWWPNGIGRQELYDMHISFHQDDEISDSHSLRYGIREITSEKDPATGGRKFYVNGQPIYMTGGNYITSDWLLRLSPERYRAEVRFHAEMNVRMIRVWGGALLERPEFYEACDEYGILVFQDLWGTGDCNGAWEDPMKKDSRERRWEYPDNHSLFLQSVEDQVKMIRNHPSLCLWCGGNEWPLAKDIDETLKNTLFHRLDPERLYISFSTDTLFTRNTIGGVGDGPYGIQEPEWFFSFRSTPFNPEAGSVGSPEVESMREMMTEKELAGFPRPERRTHTTWRYHKDLGYRDHLERYGDVTDIETYSKYAQIVNYDQYRSFMEGWASHMWEWYTGILIWKTQNPWTSLRGQMYDWFLDVNASLYGTKKGCEPLHPQYNIVSKQVELVNTALGTHQISVKAGLYKPDGSIIWEKEEATTIHANSVHRMFSIPPPEEHEGVYFLKLELEENGRPVTDNIYWLCTRPKDYRGLADLPQAKPEVKTTLQREGDLYTGTISLAADNHISFFNRVKVFDKNSGKRILPVHYSDNYITLMPGDKKEIQVEFSSLLPRDRIEIVIDSWTSERLTCPIQ, encoded by the coding sequence ATGAAAAACAAGTACACTACCCTATTTTGGTTAATTTTATTTTTGTGGACTGGATTTACCGGTCCGGTTCATTCACAGGAACACATATCAATCCGCATTCCCGGAAATGGAGAGAAAACAGTGCTCAACACCGGCTGGTATGCAAGGCGTGCCAATGAGGTTACAAGTGACGGGAATCAATTGAGTATATCTGCTTTTAACTCCGACGGCTGGATGAAGGCCACCGTGCCGGGAACCGTACTTACCACCATGCTCAATAATAACCTGTTTCCTGCTCCCGAATTCAGCATGAATAACGAGCTGATTCCCGACATATATGAAACAGGAAATGATTTTTACACCTTCTGGTTTGTCCGTCCTTTCCAAATTGAAAACTTACCGGCGGAGAGGCAGGTGTGGCTGAACTTTCGGGGAATCAATTATAAGGCCGATATCTTCCTGAATGGAAAGCGCATCAATCCGGATACCCACGAGGGAATGTTTTTACGTAAAAGTTATCATATCACATCTTACCTCAGGGAATCGGGAACAAACCTGCTGGCAGTTATCGTATACCCACCGGATTATCCGGGCAATCCGAATGGAGGACAGGGAGGCGACGGGCAAATAGCGAAGAACGTCACCATGCAGTTCACCCCCGGCTGGGATTGGATACAGCCTGTGCGCGATCGGAATACAGGGATATGGGACGAAGTATCGATTACAACCACAGGAAGTGTAAAAGTATCACATCCTTATGTTGTTACCAAAGTACCCGGAACACGCATACCGTCAGAAAACCAGAAAGAGGCACTGGTCAGAGTAACCGTAGAACTGGAGAACAGTTCCGACCAAACACAATCAGGTTCGGTGGTTTGCGAAACAGACGGTAAATACATTACCCAAACAGTCTCGTTATCTCCACGGGAACACCAAACGGTGACATTTGAAGAGATAACAATAAAGAATCCCCGTCTATGGTGGCCCAACGGAATTGGAAGGCAAGAGCTGTATGACATGCATATCTCTTTTCACCAAGACGATGAAATCAGTGACAGCCATTCACTGCGTTACGGGATCAGGGAGATCACTTCCGAGAAAGACCCCGCCACGGGAGGACGTAAATTCTATGTGAACGGACAACCCATCTACATGACGGGTGGCAATTATATAACTTCGGATTGGTTGCTGCGGCTGTCGCCGGAGAGATACAGGGCAGAGGTACGGTTTCATGCGGAAATGAACGTGAGGATGATCCGCGTATGGGGTGGCGCACTGCTGGAGCGCCCCGAATTCTATGAAGCCTGCGACGAGTACGGAATACTGGTCTTCCAGGACCTATGGGGAACCGGTGACTGCAATGGAGCCTGGGAAGATCCCATGAAGAAAGATTCACGTGAACGGCGGTGGGAGTACCCCGATAACCATAGCTTGTTCCTTCAATCGGTGGAAGATCAGGTAAAAATGATCCGGAATCATCCCAGCCTCTGTTTGTGGTGCGGTGGCAATGAATGGCCATTGGCCAAAGATATCGACGAAACGCTTAAGAACACTCTTTTCCACCGATTGGATCCAGAAAGGCTATATATAAGTTTTTCTACCGATACGCTGTTTACCCGCAATACGATTGGAGGTGTAGGTGATGGACCGTACGGGATACAGGAACCGGAATGGTTTTTCTCATTCCGCTCCACGCCTTTTAATCCCGAAGCAGGATCCGTAGGTTCACCCGAAGTGGAAAGTATGCGAGAAATGATGACGGAGAAAGAACTGGCCGGTTTTCCCCGTCCGGAACGGCGTACCCATACTACATGGCGGTATCATAAAGACCTCGGCTACAGGGATCATCTGGAAAGATACGGTGATGTGACCGATATAGAGACCTACTCCAAATACGCCCAGATTGTAAATTATGACCAGTACAGAAGTTTTATGGAAGGTTGGGCGTCTCATATGTGGGAATGGTACACGGGTATCCTGATCTGGAAAACACAGAATCCCTGGACGTCGTTGCGGGGACAAATGTATGATTGGTTCCTAGATGTAAATGCCTCTCTTTACGGCACGAAAAAAGGGTGCGAGCCGCTTCATCCACAATATAACATCGTCAGTAAACAAGTAGAACTGGTCAATACAGCCTTGGGCACCCATCAGATATCTGTGAAAGCCGGCTTATATAAGCCTGACGGAAGTATCATCTGGGAAAAAGAAGAAGCGACCACCATTCATGCCAATAGTGTACACCGGATGTTCAGCATCCCTCCACCGGAAGAGCATGAAGGTGTTTATTTTCTTAAGCTGGAACTGGAAGAAAACGGCCGACCGGTCACCGATAATATTTACTGGTTGTGCACCCGCCCGAAAGATTACAGGGGGCTTGCTGATTTACCTCAGGCAAAACCGGAAGTAAAAACGACTTTACAAAGGGAGGGAGATCTATATACCGGAACAATATCTCTTGCAGCAGACAACCATATATCCTTCTTTAACCGCGTAAAGGTGTTCGATAAAAACAGCGGTAAGCGTATCCTGCCCGTACACTATTCGGATAATTATATTACTTTGATGCCGGGGGATAAAAAAGAGATCCAGGTCGAATTCTCATCGCTGTTACCCAGGGACCGGATAGAGATAGTAATTGACAGTTGGACGTCAGAACGGTTAACGTGCCCAATTCAATAG
- the rplF gene encoding 50S ribosomal protein L6, translating into MSRIGKLPITVPAGVAVTIGDDNVITLKGPKGELSQPVSGNMKIELNDGVLTIERPDDEKESRSLHGLYRSLLNNMVIGVSEGFRKELELVGVGYRVSNNGQVLELSLGYTHSIFLQLPNEIKVETKMERNKNPLIILESCDKQLLGQVCAKIRSFRKPEPYKGKGVRFVGEQVRRKSGKTASK; encoded by the coding sequence ATGTCTAGAATAGGAAAATTACCCATCACGGTTCCTGCAGGAGTTGCAGTGACAATTGGAGATGATAATGTGATTACGCTGAAAGGCCCGAAAGGGGAACTGAGTCAGCCTGTGAGTGGGAACATGAAGATCGAATTGAATGATGGTGTGCTGACTATTGAACGTCCTGACGACGAGAAAGAAAGCCGCTCATTGCATGGTCTTTACCGCTCTTTATTGAATAACATGGTGATTGGTGTTTCGGAAGGTTTCCGTAAGGAACTGGAACTCGTGGGTGTTGGTTATCGTGTATCCAACAACGGCCAGGTACTGGAGTTATCATTGGGATATACACACAGTATCTTCCTGCAACTGCCCAATGAAATCAAGGTGGAAACCAAAATGGAAAGGAACAAGAATCCGCTTATTATACTGGAATCCTGTGATAAACAATTACTGGGCCAGGTATGTGCCAAGATCCGTTCATTCCGGAAACCGGAACCTTATAAAGGTAAGGGTGTTCGTTTTGTGGGTGAACAGGTACGTCGTAAGTCAGGTAAGACGGCATCTAAATAA
- the infA gene encoding translation initiation factor IF-1, producing MAKQAAIEQDGTIIEALSNAMFRVELENGHEITAHISGKMRMHYIRILPGDRVRVEMSPYDLSKGRISFRYK from the coding sequence ATGGCTAAACAAGCAGCGATAGAACAGGACGGAACAATTATCGAAGCATTATCGAATGCGATGTTCCGTGTAGAACTGGAAAACGGACATGAAATAACCGCCCATATCTCCGGCAAGATGCGGATGCACTATATACGTATACTGCCGGGAGACAGGGTGAGAGTGGAAATGTCCCCTTACGATCTTTCGAAAGGAAGGATTTCGTTCAGGTATAAATAG
- a CDS encoding DNA-directed RNA polymerase subunit alpha, producing MAILAFQKPDKVIMLQEDAFSGKFEFRPLEPGYGITIGNALRRILLSSLEGFAITSVKIEGVDHEFATIPGVIEDVTGIILNLKKVRFKRIVEEFETEKVSIAISGTEVFKAGDIGKLLTGFEVLNPELEICHMNKKADLRLELTINKGRGYVPADENRDLVASDDVQTLVIDSIYTPIRNVSFEVEDYRIEQKTDYEKLTIEIKTDGSIQPKEALKEAAKILIQHFVLFSDENKIMLETSDAESIEEFDEEVLHMRQLLKRKLSDLNLSVRALNCLKAADVETLGQLVSHNKNDLLKFRNFGKKSLTELEELLSSLKLTFGMDISKYKLDKD from the coding sequence ATGGCAATATTAGCATTCCAAAAACCCGATAAGGTAATCATGTTACAGGAGGACGCGTTCTCCGGTAAATTTGAATTCCGTCCGCTGGAACCGGGATACGGCATCACCATAGGCAACGCCCTGCGCCGCATCCTGCTTTCGTCGCTGGAAGGATTCGCTATTACATCGGTGAAAATTGAGGGCGTGGATCATGAATTTGCGACCATTCCCGGCGTGATAGAAGATGTAACAGGTATTATCCTTAATCTGAAAAAAGTAAGGTTCAAAAGGATAGTGGAAGAGTTTGAGACGGAAAAAGTAAGCATCGCTATTTCGGGAACGGAAGTGTTTAAAGCCGGAGATATTGGTAAACTGCTGACCGGTTTCGAAGTACTGAATCCCGAACTGGAGATCTGCCACATGAACAAAAAAGCAGATCTGCGTCTCGAATTGACTATCAATAAAGGACGCGGTTATGTGCCTGCCGACGAAAACCGTGACCTGGTTGCGTCTGACGATGTGCAAACCCTTGTGATCGACTCTATTTACACTCCGATCCGTAACGTAAGTTTTGAAGTAGAAGATTACCGTATCGAACAGAAAACGGACTACGAGAAACTCACCATTGAGATTAAGACCGATGGATCCATCCAACCGAAAGAGGCGTTGAAAGAAGCGGCCAAGATATTGATCCAGCACTTTGTATTGTTTTCCGATGAAAACAAGATCATGCTGGAAACATCCGATGCCGAAAGTATCGAGGAGTTTGATGAAGAAGTACTCCATATGCGCCAGCTCCTGAAACGTAAATTGTCTGACCTCAACCTGTCGGTAAGGGCATTGAATTGTCTGAAAGCTGCCGACGTTGAAACGCTTGGGCAACTGGTTTCACACAACAAGAACGACCTGCTTAAGTTCCGTAACTTCGGAAAGAAATCGCTGACCGAGCTTGAAGAATTGCTCAGCAGCCTGAAGCTTACGTTCGGCATGGATATATCGAAGTACAAATTAGATAAAGACTAA
- the map gene encoding type I methionyl aminopeptidase, which yields MIILKTDEEIEFMREANRLVGMTLGELSKHIRPGITTLELDRIGEEFIRDHGAVPTFLGYGGFPNSLCTSVNENVVHGIPNNKPLQEGDIISIDCGTKLRGFCGDSAYTFCVGEVSEEVKKLLRITKESLYKGIEQAKEGNRIGDIGSAVQTWCEKHGYSVVRELVGHGIGREMHEAPEVPNYGRRGIGPLIRNGMCIAIEPMINMGGKKVVFENDGWTVRTKDRKPSAHFEHTVAIRNGKADILSTFEFIQENN from the coding sequence GTGATCATATTGAAGACCGACGAAGAGATCGAATTTATGCGTGAAGCGAACCGGCTGGTGGGCATGACTCTGGGAGAGTTGTCGAAGCATATCCGGCCAGGGATCACCACGCTGGAACTCGACCGCATCGGGGAGGAATTCATCAGGGATCATGGCGCTGTTCCAACCTTTCTGGGTTATGGGGGGTTTCCCAATTCACTCTGTACCTCCGTAAATGAGAATGTGGTGCATGGAATTCCCAATAACAAGCCGTTGCAGGAGGGAGATATCATATCGATCGATTGCGGTACCAAATTGCGTGGTTTTTGTGGGGATTCGGCCTATACTTTCTGTGTGGGTGAGGTGAGCGAAGAAGTGAAAAAGCTTCTCCGTATAACAAAAGAATCGCTCTACAAGGGTATTGAGCAGGCAAAGGAAGGAAATAGAATCGGGGATATTGGTTCGGCTGTCCAGACCTGGTGCGAAAAACACGGTTATTCCGTGGTGCGCGAGCTGGTCGGTCATGGGATCGGTAGGGAGATGCATGAAGCGCCGGAAGTCCCTAACTACGGACGGCGTGGAATTGGCCCGCTCATCAGGAACGGGATGTGTATTGCTATCGAACCGATGATCAATATGGGTGGCAAGAAAGTGGTTTTTGAAAATGACGGATGGACGGTACGCACTAAAGACCGTAAGCCATCGGCCCATTTCGAACATACTGTTGCTATCCGTAACGGTAAAGCCGATATCTTATCGACATTTGAATTTATTCAGGAAAATAATTAA
- the secY gene encoding preprotein translocase subunit SecY yields the protein MGFVQTIKNIWKIEDLRKRLIITIGFVAIYRFGSFVVLPGINPEQLVALQANASTGLLSLLDMFSGGAFANASIFALGIMPYISASIVMQLLGIAVPAFQKMQREGESGRTKINQYTRYLTVLILLVQGPAYLYGAVGSAIPGGFWDWVLPSTIVLAGGSMFVLWLGERITDKGVGNGISFIILIGIIARLPHSLVAEYDRLIDAPGGLILLLLELLFLVAVTAAAIMLVQGVRKVPVQYAKRVVGNRQYGGVRQYIPLKVNAANVMPIIFAQAIMFIPITLAQFTAREGSGFLASLMDFTSFWYNFIFAMLIIAFTYFYTAITVNPVQMAEDLKRNNGFIPGVKPGKRTAEYIDTIMSRITLPGSFFLAIVAILPAFAGLMGINSQFAQFFGGTSLLILVGVVLDTLQQIESHLLMRHYDGFLKSGAKIKGRTGSIAAY from the coding sequence ATGGGATTCGTACAAACAATAAAGAATATATGGAAGATAGAAGACCTTAGAAAAAGGCTTATTATCACCATAGGTTTTGTCGCCATCTACCGGTTCGGCTCGTTCGTCGTGCTGCCCGGAATCAACCCGGAACAACTCGTGGCATTACAAGCCAATGCCAGCACAGGGCTGTTGAGCCTTCTCGACATGTTCTCCGGAGGAGCCTTTGCCAACGCATCTATTTTTGCATTGGGTATCATGCCCTATATCTCTGCATCTATTGTGATGCAGTTGTTGGGCATTGCCGTACCTGCTTTCCAGAAAATGCAGCGTGAAGGTGAAAGCGGACGTACGAAAATAAACCAATATACCCGTTACCTCACCGTGCTTATCCTGCTCGTGCAGGGGCCGGCCTACCTCTACGGAGCCGTAGGCAGCGCTATTCCCGGTGGTTTTTGGGATTGGGTATTACCTTCCACCATCGTTCTTGCCGGTGGTAGCATGTTTGTGTTATGGCTGGGAGAACGTATCACCGACAAAGGAGTAGGAAACGGTATCTCGTTTATCATCCTTATCGGTATCATCGCCCGTTTGCCCCATTCACTGGTGGCAGAATATGACCGGTTGATCGATGCCCCGGGAGGATTGATCCTGCTCTTGCTCGAATTGTTGTTCCTCGTTGCCGTTACTGCCGCTGCTATTATGCTGGTACAGGGTGTCAGGAAAGTCCCCGTACAATATGCAAAACGTGTTGTGGGTAACAGGCAATATGGAGGCGTAAGGCAATATATCCCACTGAAAGTAAATGCAGCAAACGTAATGCCTATCATTTTCGCCCAGGCGATCATGTTTATCCCCATTACCCTTGCGCAGTTCACTGCACGTGAAGGGAGCGGATTCCTGGCTTCGCTGATGGATTTCACCAGTTTCTGGTATAACTTCATCTTTGCAATGCTGATCATCGCTTTCACCTATTTCTATACGGCAATTACGGTGAATCCGGTACAGATGGCGGAAGACCTGAAACGTAACAATGGTTTTATACCGGGAGTGAAACCGGGAAAAAGAACGGCTGAATATATCGACACAATCATGTCGAGAATTACACTGCCCGGATCGTTTTTCCTGGCCATAGTCGCCATTTTACCTGCTTTTGCCGGGTTAATGGGGATCAACTCCCAGTTTGCCCAGTTCTTCGGAGGTACATCTCTGCTGATCCTCGTGGGTGTGGTACTCGATACATTACAACAGATCGAAAGTCACCTCTTGATGCGCCATTATGATGGTTTCCTGAAATCGGGAGCCAAAATTAAAGGGCGGACAGGATCAATAGCTGCTTACTAA
- the rpsD gene encoding 30S ribosomal protein S4, protein MARYTGPKSKIARKFGEPIFGPDKVLSKKNYPPGQHGNSRRRKTSEYGIQLREKQRAKYTYGVLEKQFRLTFEKAVRSRGVTGEVLLQLLESRLDNIVYRLGISPTRAGARQLVSHRHIVVNGKIVNIPSYTVKPGDVVGVREKSKSLLIVANALAGFNHSKYPWLEWDKATLSGKVLHVPERADIPENIKEQLIVELYSKQ, encoded by the coding sequence ATGGCTAGATATACCGGTCCAAAATCAAAAATCGCCCGTAAATTCGGCGAACCCATTTTCGGTCCCGATAAAGTTCTCTCCAAAAAGAACTACCCCCCGGGACAGCATGGAAATTCACGCAGGAGAAAAACCTCTGAATATGGCATCCAGTTGCGTGAGAAACAACGTGCAAAATATACCTATGGCGTACTGGAAAAACAGTTCCGCCTTACATTCGAGAAGGCAGTACGTAGCCGGGGAGTTACCGGTGAGGTATTGTTGCAATTATTAGAATCGCGCTTGGATAATATCGTGTACCGCCTGGGTATCTCTCCTACGAGAGCAGGAGCACGCCAGTTGGTATCACACCGTCATATTGTAGTGAACGGGAAAATCGTAAATATTCCCTCTTATACAGTGAAACCCGGTGATGTAGTAGGTGTTAGGGAAAAATCGAAATCGCTGTTGATCGTGGCCAATGCACTGGCAGGATTCAATCACAGCAAATATCCCTGGCTGGAATGGGACAAAGCCACATTGAGCGGTAAAGTACTGCATGTGCCTGAGAGAGCCGACATTCCGGAAAACATCAAAGAACAACTCATCGTAGAATTATATTCTAAACAATAA
- the rpsM gene encoding 30S ribosomal protein S13: MAIRIVGVDLPQNKRGEVALTYIYGIGRSAANTILEKAEVDKNIKVKDWTDDQAARIREIISTEFKVEGDLRSEVQLNIKRLMDIGCYRGIRHRIGLPVRGQSTKNNARTRKGRKKTVANKKKATK, from the coding sequence ATGGCAATAAGAATTGTAGGTGTCGATCTGCCGCAAAATAAAAGGGGTGAAGTAGCGCTCACATATATCTACGGCATCGGCCGCAGCGCAGCTAACACTATTCTGGAAAAAGCAGAAGTTGACAAGAACATCAAAGTGAAAGACTGGACTGATGATCAGGCAGCCCGTATCCGTGAGATCATTTCTACTGAATTCAAAGTAGAGGGAGATCTTCGTTCCGAGGTGCAACTGAATATCAAACGACTGATGGATATTGGTTGCTATCGCGGTATCCGCCACCGTATCGGTTTACCCGTACGCGGACAAAGTACCAAGAATAACGCCCGTACACGTAAGGGAAGAAAGAAAACCGTTGCTAACAAGAAAAAAGCTACTAAATAA
- the ykgO gene encoding type B 50S ribosomal protein L36, whose amino-acid sequence MKVRASLKKRTADCKIVRRKGRLYIINKKNPKFKQRQG is encoded by the coding sequence ATGAAGGTAAGAGCATCATTAAAGAAACGTACGGCCGACTGCAAGATAGTGAGAAGAAAAGGTCGTTTGTATATTATCAATAAGAAAAATCCCAAGTTCAAACAACGTCAGGGATAA
- the rpsK gene encoding 30S ribosomal protein S11, with translation MAKRTVAAKKRNVKVSAVGQAHISSSFNNIIVSLTNENGEVISWSSAGKMGFRSSKKNTPYAAQMVAQDCSKVAYDLGLRKVKAYVKGPGNGRESAIRTIHGSGIEVTEIVDVTPLPHNGCRPPKARKV, from the coding sequence ATGGCAAAGAGAACAGTTGCAGCAAAAAAAAGAAATGTGAAAGTGAGCGCGGTCGGACAAGCGCATATCTCATCATCATTCAACAATATCATTGTTTCATTGACCAATGAAAACGGTGAGGTGATCAGTTGGTCATCTGCCGGAAAAATGGGTTTCAGAAGCTCTAAAAAGAATACTCCCTATGCGGCTCAGATGGTTGCACAAGATTGCTCCAAGGTAGCATACGACCTGGGGTTGCGCAAAGTGAAAGCCTATGTGAAAGGTCCGGGTAACGGACGTGAATCGGCCATCAGGACTATTCATGGCTCAGGTATCGAAGTGACTGAGATTGTGGATGTGACTCCACTTCCGCATAACGGATGCCGTCCGCCGAAAGCAAGAAAAGTATAA
- the rpmD gene encoding 50S ribosomal protein L30, with amino-acid sequence MATIKIKQTKSRIGAPKDQKKTLDALGLTKMQRVVEHEDTPSIRGLVRKVQHLVTIIDN; translated from the coding sequence ATGGCTACAATAAAAATTAAACAGACAAAGAGCAGAATCGGAGCTCCTAAAGATCAGAAAAAAACGTTGGACGCTCTGGGACTTACCAAAATGCAACGTGTAGTGGAGCATGAAGATACTCCTTCTATCAGGGGACTTGTGCGCAAAGTACAGCACCTGGTTACGATAATTGACAATTGA
- the rpsE gene encoding 30S ribosomal protein S5 produces MAGVINKVKSTNDIELKDRLVAINRTTKVTKGGRTFTFAAMVVVGNEDGIIGWGLGKAGEVTTAIAKGVEAAKKNLIKVPVYKGTIPHEQIARYGGAEVFLKPAVTGTGVKAGGAMRAVLESVGITDVLAKSKGSSNPHNLVKATIAALTELRDPITVAQNRGVSLEKVFNG; encoded by the coding sequence ATGGCAGGAGTAATAAATAAAGTAAAATCGACCAACGATATTGAACTGAAAGACCGTTTAGTGGCGATCAACCGTACCACCAAAGTAACAAAAGGTGGACGTACGTTCACATTTGCCGCGATGGTAGTTGTAGGAAACGAAGACGGCATCATTGGCTGGGGTCTGGGTAAAGCAGGTGAAGTAACTACGGCCATCGCCAAAGGTGTGGAAGCTGCCAAGAAAAACCTGATCAAGGTTCCGGTGTATAAAGGAACTATACCACATGAACAGATTGCGCGTTACGGAGGCGCGGAAGTCTTCCTGAAACCGGCTGTTACCGGTACCGGAGTAAAGGCAGGGGGTGCCATGCGTGCCGTGCTTGAGAGTGTAGGTATCACCGACGTATTGGCTAAATCGAAAGGATCATCCAATCCGCACAACCTCGTGAAAGCGACTATCGCTGCGTTGACCGAGTTGAGAGATCCCATCACGGTGGCCCAGAACAGGGGAGTAAGTTTGGAGAAAGTGTTTAACGGATAA
- the rplR gene encoding 50S ribosomal protein L18 → MLTKNERRLKIKTRVRGKVHGTPERPRLSVFRSNKQIYAQVIDDTTGKTLASASSLKMEEKLPKKEIAAKVGELIAQNAREAGVEQVTFDRNGYLYHGRIKELADAARKGGLKF, encoded by the coding sequence ATGTTGACAAAGAACGAAAGAAGATTAAAGATAAAGACCCGTGTACGGGGTAAAGTACACGGAACTCCCGAGAGACCCCGCCTCTCGGTATTCAGAAGCAATAAACAGATCTATGCCCAGGTGATCGATGATACCACCGGAAAGACCTTGGCTTCAGCCTCTTCTCTGAAAATGGAAGAAAAACTTCCCAAGAAAGAGATTGCAGCCAAAGTGGGTGAACTGATTGCCCAGAATGCGAGGGAAGCCGGAGTTGAGCAGGTAACTTTCGACAGGAACGGTTACCTCTATCACGGACGTATTAAAGAATTGGCAGATGCAGCCCGTAAAGGCGGACTTAAATTTTAA